The following proteins are co-located in the Thermus thermophilus HB8 genome:
- the sppA gene encoding signal peptide peptidase SppA — protein sequence MNRKRWLALALFLGVALLVVGLGRLTASPPAQGPWRETTLYGQGEKVLLLELLGEIPSGKALERFLSQVRQAREDEGVRAVVLYVESPGGGVTETEALHRALRALAQEKPLVASLGRVAASGGYYVATAAREILVPPTAVTGSIGVVGYLPQVGELLAKVGVRVEVLKEGRLKDMASPLRPLTPEEREVVQGLLREAYELFVQRVAEGRGMPREKVLALADGRIYSGKQAVALGLADREGYLEDAARRAAELAGLKAFRLVRYTRPKGLLEGLWGEEVPWAQGLLQARFRVEYRYLGGGLW from the coding sequence ATGAACCGGAAGCGATGGCTCGCCCTCGCCCTCTTCCTCGGCGTGGCCCTTCTGGTGGTGGGGCTGGGCCGGCTCACGGCGAGCCCCCCCGCCCAAGGCCCCTGGCGGGAGACCACCCTCTACGGCCAGGGGGAGAAGGTCCTGCTTCTGGAGCTTCTCGGCGAGATCCCCTCGGGCAAGGCCCTGGAGCGCTTCCTCTCCCAGGTGCGCCAGGCCCGGGAGGACGAGGGGGTGCGGGCCGTGGTCCTCTACGTGGAAAGCCCCGGGGGCGGGGTCACGGAGACCGAGGCCCTGCACCGCGCCCTCCGCGCCCTGGCCCAGGAGAAGCCCCTGGTGGCCAGCCTCGGAAGGGTGGCGGCGAGCGGCGGCTACTACGTGGCCACCGCCGCCCGGGAGATCCTCGTCCCCCCCACGGCGGTGACCGGCTCCATCGGGGTGGTGGGCTACCTGCCCCAGGTGGGGGAGCTTTTGGCCAAGGTGGGCGTCCGGGTGGAGGTGCTCAAGGAGGGGCGGCTCAAGGACATGGCCTCGCCCCTCAGGCCCCTCACCCCGGAGGAGCGGGAGGTGGTCCAAGGCCTTCTGCGCGAGGCCTACGAGCTTTTCGTCCAGCGGGTGGCGGAGGGGCGGGGGATGCCCCGGGAGAAGGTCCTCGCCCTCGCCGACGGGCGCATCTACTCGGGGAAGCAGGCCGTGGCCCTGGGCCTCGCCGACCGGGAGGGCTACCTGGAGGACGCCGCCCGAAGGGCCGCGGAGCTTGCGGGCCTTAAGGCCTTCCGCCTCGTGCGCTACACCAGGCCCAAAGGCCTCCTGGAGGGGCTTTGGGGCGAGGAGGTTCCCTGGGCCCAGGGCCTTCTCCAGGCGCGCTTTCGCGTAGAATACCGCTACCTTGGAGGTGGCCTGTGGTGA
- a CDS encoding RDD family protein — translation MVIASPWRRLVASLVDSLVLLPLSLLLMALAGVDPLGPTTWVQDLLFQWIPGWTYYTAFTALYGATPGKMALGLKVVRTDERPVDWLTAFMREVVGKTLSTLPLGLGYLWAFFHPRRQAWHDLIADTLVVRASRPG, via the coding sequence GTGGTGATCGCAAGCCCTTGGCGAAGGCTCGTGGCCTCCCTGGTGGACAGCCTCGTCCTCCTCCCCCTAAGCCTCCTCCTCATGGCCCTGGCGGGGGTGGACCCCCTGGGCCCCACCACCTGGGTCCAGGACCTCCTCTTCCAGTGGATCCCCGGCTGGACCTACTACACCGCCTTCACCGCCCTCTACGGGGCCACCCCGGGCAAGATGGCCTTGGGCCTCAAGGTGGTGCGAACGGACGAGCGGCCCGTGGACTGGCTCACCGCCTTCATGCGGGAGGTGGTGGGCAAGACCCTCTCCACCCTTCCCCTGGGGCTCGGCTACCTCTGGGCCTTCTTCCACCCCAGGCGCCAGGCCTGGCACGACCTCATCGCCGACACCCTGGTGGTGCGGGCCTCGAGGCCGGGCTAG